A region from the Methylocystis iwaonis genome encodes:
- the yajC gene encoding preprotein translocase subunit YajC, whose translation MKLITDAMAQTEQPAAPAQTAPAPAAPTPSPAPSAPATQTSVGAAGGADANQPPSIPDMMAQLVPIFVVMGIVYILVIRPRARREKTEQESLRNVRRGDVIVTTGGLVGKVTKAIDDNEIELEIAANTRIRLIRTAIASVRAKGEPVKDTPAPAPAKAAKPAPETKAKP comes from the coding sequence ATGAAACTGATCACGGACGCCATGGCGCAAACCGAACAGCCGGCGGCTCCCGCCCAAACGGCTCCCGCGCCGGCCGCCCCGACGCCCTCCCCCGCCCCGAGCGCGCCCGCGACGCAGACGAGCGTCGGCGCTGCTGGCGGCGCCGACGCCAACCAGCCGCCGTCGATTCCCGATATGATGGCCCAGCTCGTTCCCATCTTCGTGGTGATGGGCATTGTCTATATTCTCGTCATCCGGCCGCGCGCGCGCCGCGAGAAGACGGAGCAGGAGTCGCTGCGCAATGTCCGCCGCGGCGACGTGATCGTCACGACCGGCGGCCTCGTCGGCAAAGTGACCAAAGCGATCGACGACAATGAGATCGAACTCGAGATCGCCGCCAACACCCGCATCCGCCTCATTCGCACGGCGATCGCCAGCGTCCGCGCCAAGGGCGAACCTGTGAAGGATACCCCGGCGCCGGCGCCCGCCAAGGCGGCCAAGCCTGCTCCCGAGACCAAGGCCAAGCCGTAA